GCCGCCCTGGACGTGGTGTGGCTGGGCAGACGCTCCATCGTGGGCATAGAGCCGGGGCGCAAGCTCATCGCATCGGGCCGGATCTCGATGAGCCGGGGCCGCCGGGTGCTCTTCAACCCGAAGTACGAACTGAGACCCCTCGGACGGGAGTAGCCGGTGACGTCGCTCGACAAGCCGACCGAAGAGACGGAAGCGGACGACGCCCGGGCGGTGACGGAGGCCGCGCTGTTCGAAGCGTTCGGCGGCGTGCGGGGCATGATCGAGACGGTCCTGCCGGGTCTGCTCTTCGTCACGATCTTCACGCTCAACAACGACCTGCACATGTCGGCGATCGCGGCGCTCGCCGTGTCGCTGGTGCTGGTCGTGGTCCGGCTGGTGATGAAGGACACCGTCAAGCACGCCTTCAGCGGGGTCTTCGGCGTCGCCTTCGGCGTGGTCTTCGCGATGATGACCGACAACGCCAAGAACTTCTACTTGCCGGGCATGATGTACACGCTGGGCCTGGCCCTCGCCTACATCGTGACCGCGCTGGCCGGTGTCCCGCTGATCGGACTGATCCTCGGCCCGGTCTTCAAGGAGAACCTCTCCTGGCGCACCCGCAACCCGGGCCGCAAGAAGGCGTACACGAAGGCCAGCTACGCCTGGGGCCTGATCCTGCTCGCCAAGAGCGCGATCCTCTTCCCGCTGTACTGGTGGGCGGACACCGAGCAGCTCGGCTGGGTGCTGGTCACCCTGAAGATCCCGCCGTTCCTGCTCGCGGTCTGGCTGACCTGGGTCTTCCTCGCGAAGGCGCCGGCGCCCATCGACGTGTTCGCGGAGATGGAGGCGGCGGAGCAGGCCGAGAAGGAACGCGAGGAGCGGGCGAAGGTCGAGCGCGAGGCACTGGGCGGCGACGCCGTGGACCCCGCGCAGAGCGGCAGGCACCGCAAGGGCTGATCGCGCCGACGGACATGGCGGTCGCGCCGACGACTGACGGCGGTCCCGCCGACGAATGGCAGCGCTCGCGCCGATGGCTGACAGCGGTCGCGCTGACGGCGGTCGCGCTCGCTGGTGGCTCACGACGCCGGATACGGCGGTGGGGGCGCCCGGAGATCTCCGGGCGCCCCCACCGCCGTACCGTGGGCTCTCTCCCCGCTCAGCGCGCGGCGTCGCTCCGCCGCGCCGACAGCAGGTCCTCCAGCTGCTCCTCACGGGCCTGTGCCGCCACGAACAGCAGTTCGTCGCCCGCCTCCAGCGAGTCCTCCCGCGACGGGGTGAGGACCCGGGTGCCGCGGATGATCGTGACCAGCGAGGTGTCCTCGGGCCACTCGACGTCGCCGACCTGGGTGCCGGCCAGCGCCGACTCCTCCGGCAGCGTCAGCTCCACCAGGTTGGCGTCGCCGTGGCTGAAGCGCAGCAGCCGGACCAGATCGCCGACGCTCACCGCCTCCTCGACCAGGGCCGACATCAGCCGCGGGGTGGAGACGGCGACGTCCACCCCCCAGGACTCGTTGAACAGCCACTCGTTCTTCGGGTTGTTCACCCGGGCGACGACCCGCGGAACGCCGTACTCCGTCTTGGCCAGCAGGGAGACGACCAGGTTGACCTTGTCGTCTCCCGTCGCGGCGATGACGACGTTGCAGCGCTGGAGCGCCGCCTCGTCCAGGGACGTGATCTCGCACGCGTCGGCGAGCAGCCACTCCGCCATCGGGACGCGCTCGACCGAGATCGCGGTCGGCGCCTTGTCGATGAGCAGGACCTCGTGGCCGTTCTCCAGCAGCTCGCCCGCGATCGAACGGCCGACCGCACCGGCTCCGGCAATGGCGACCCTCATCAGTGACCGCCCTCCTCTTCGGGACCCTTGGCGAACGCCGCCTCGACCTTGTGGACCTCGTCGGTGCGCATCATCACGTGCACCAGGTCCCCCTCCTGCAACACGGTCTGCGAGGTGGGCACGATGGCCTCCCCGAGCCGGGTGAGGAACGCCACCCGTACCCCGGTCTCCTCCTGGAGCCGGCTGATCCGGTGGCCGACCCAGGACGCGGAGGTGTGCACCTCGGCGAGCTGGACCCCGCCGGTGGGGTCGCGCCACAGCGGCTCGGCGCCCGAGGGGAGCAGCCGGCGCAGCATCTGGTCGGCCGTCCAGCGCACCGTGGCGACCGTCGGGATGCCCAGGCGCTGGTAGACCTCGGCGCGGCGAGGGTCGTAGATGCGGGCGGCGACGTTCTCCACGCCGAACATCTCGCGGGCCACGCGGGCGGCGATGATGTTGGAGTTGTCACCGCTGGAGACGGCCGCGAAGGCGCCGGCCTCCTCGATGCCCGCCTCGCGCAGGGTGTCCTGGTCGAAGCCGATACCGGTGACCCGCCGACCGCCGAACGTGGAACCGAGACGACGGAACGCGGTGGGGTCCTGGTCGATCACGGCGACCGTGTGCCCCTGCTGTTCCAGGGTCTGCGCGAGGGCGGAGCCCACGCGCCCGCAGCCCATGATGACGATGTGCATCGCCTCACACCCCGCTTCCTGCGGGCTGCCCGCCGGCCTGTGTGGATGTCCTGCTCATGTCTCTCTTTCGGCTCGCCTGGCGACACGTCGCGGCCAGAGTGCGGGCCGCAGGGGACATCATGCCGGTGGGCAGCGACACCGGACCCTCTCGGGGCCCGGGAAGCCGGATTCCCCCGCTCGGGAAGCCGGATCCCCCCTCCGGGAGGACCGGGTTCCTGCCCGCACCCAACGTAGTGGCAAGCCTGCGGAGCCCGCAGCGCCGTCTCAGCCCCCGGCGGAGGATCTCCGTCGGCCGATGCTGCGGATGCTGGCGACTGTCAGGAATCCGAGGCCGACGAGCGTGGCGGCGCCGCCGATCAGCTCTGCGCTCACGTGCATGGGACCTCCCGGGCGCGGCGACGGCCGCGCGATCGACGGCAACGGGGCGGGGTTCGTCATATAGGCAGCCATATAGACACGCGGATTCCGCGACCTACGGAATCCGCAGCCGCACCGCCCCCGAATTCACCCGTAGGGCAGACGGTGGGGCGATCGGGGGTGGCGGGTGGGCGGGCGCTCGTTCGAACGCTTACGATCCTCTGTTGTGTCCAAACTGACCGACGTGCCCAAACGGATTCTGATCGGGCGCGCACTGCGCAGCGACCGGCTGGGGGAAACGCTCCTGCCGAAGCGCATCGCCCTCCCCGTCTTCGCCTCCGACCCGCTCTCCTCCGTGGCGTACGCGCCCGGCGAGGTGCTGCTGGTCCTGTCCATCGCGGGCGTGTCGGCGTACCACTTCAGCCCCTGGATCGCCGTCGCGGTCGTCGTGCTGATGTTCACCGTGGTCGCCTCCTACCGGCAGAACGTGCACGCCTATCCGAGCGGCGGCGGCGACTACGAGGTGGCGAACACCAACCTCGGTCCCAAGGCCGGCCTGACGGTGGCCAGTGCCCTGCTGGTCGACTACGTCCTGACCGTCGCCGTCTCCATCTCCTCCGGCATCGAGAACCTCGGCTCCGCGGTCCCCTTCGTCGTCGAGCACAAGGTCCTCTGCGCGGTCGGCGTCATCCTGCTGCTGACGCTGATGAACCTGCGCGGGGTCAAGGAGTCGGGCAGTCTGTTCGCGATCCCGACGTACGTCTTCGTCGCGGGCGTCTTCATCATGATCGCGTGGGGCGCCTTCCGGGGCCTGGTGCTCGACGACACCATGCGCGCGCCGACGGCGGACTACGAGATCAAACCGGAGCACGGCGGGCTGGCCGGCTTCGCCCTGGTCTTCCTCCTCCTGCGGGCCTTCTCCTCCGGCTGCGCCGCGCTCACCGGCGTCGAGGCGATCTCCAACGGCGTCCCGGCCTTCCGCAAGCCCAAGTCGAAGAACGCGGGGAACACCCTGGCGCTGATGGGCCTGCTCGCCGTCACCATGTTCTGCGGCATCATCGCGCTGGCCTCCGCCACCGACGTGCGCATGTCCGAGAACCCCGCCAAGGACCTCTTCCACGACGGCGTCCCGCTCGGCGCGGACTACGTCCAGCACCCGGTGATCTCGCAGGTCGCCGAGGCCGTGTTCGGCGAGGGCAGTTTCCTGTTCATCGTCCTGGCCGCGGCCACCGCCCTGGTCCTCTTCCTCGCCGCGAACACCGCCTACAACGGCTTCCCGCTGCTCGGCTCGATCCTCGCCCAGGACCGCTACCTGCCGCGCCAGCTGCACACCCGCGGCGACCGCCTGGCCTTCTCCAACGGCATCGTGCTCCTCGCCGGCGCGGCCATGCTGCTGGTCTTCATCTACGGCGCCGACTCGACCCGGCTGATCCAGCTGTACATCGTCGGCGTGTTCGTCTCCTTCACGCTCAGCCAGATCGGCATGGTCCGGCACTGGAACCGCCACCTGGCCGCCGAGCGCGACCAGGCCAAGCGCCGCCACATGCACCGCTCCCGCGCGATCAACGCCTTCGGCGCCTTCTTCACCGGGCTGGTGCTCGTCGTCGTCCTGGCCACGAAGTTCACCCACGGCGCCTGGGTCGCCCTGCTCGGCATGTGCATCTTCTTCGCGACGATGACGGCGATCCGCAAGCACTACGACCGCGTCGCCGAGGAGATCGCCGCGCCCGAGGATCCCGAGGAGGCGCAGAGCGACGACATGGTGCGCCCGTCCCGCGTCCACTCCGTCGTCCTGATCTCCAAGATCCACCGCCCCACCCTGCGGGCCCTCGCCTACGCCAAGCTCATGCGTTCCGACTCCCTGGAGGCGCTCAGCGTCAACGTCGACCCGGAGGAGACCAAGGCGCTGCGCGAGGAGTGGGAGCGGCGCGGGATCGCCGTACCGCTCAAGGTCCTGGACTCCCCGTACCGCGAGATCACCCGCCCGGTCATCGAGTACGTCAAGAGCCTGCGCAAGGAGTCCCCGCGCGACGCGGTCTCGGTCATCATCCCCGAGTACGTGGTCGGCCACTGGTACGAGCACCTGCTGCACAACCAGAGCGCACTGCGCCTCAAGGGCCGCCTGCTCTTCACACCGGGCGTCATGGTCACCTCCGTGCCCTACCAGCTCCAGTCGTCCGAGGCGGCCAAGCGCCGGGCCCGCAAGCGGGCGGACTGGAACGCGCCCGGTGCGGTCCGGCGCGGTCCGGCCCATCACGACCGGGCGAAGGACTCCTCTTCGTCGAAGTAGACTGGACGGCTGTTGTCCTTCGGCGTTCGCCCTCCGGCGTCCGTCACCGTCGTCACCGTTCTCTGGAGTCACCCCGCCATGCAGGCAGAACCGAAGAAGTCGCAGGCGGAGTCCCGGGCGGTCTCGCTGGTGGGTGAGGAGTACGAGGTCGAGATCGGCCCCGTCGCCCACGGTGGCCACTGCATCGCCCGTACCTCCGAGGGGCAGGTGCTGTTCGTCCGGCACGCGCTGCCCGGCGAACGTGTCGTGGCCCGGGTCACCGAGGGCGAGGAGGGGGCCCGCTTCCTCCGCGCCGACGCCGTCGAGATCCTGGACGCGTCCAAGGACCGCATCGAGGCGCCCTGCCCCTTCGCGGGCCCCGGCCGCTGCGGTGGCTGCGACTGGCAGCACGCCAAGCCGGGAGCGCAGCGCCGCCTCAAGGGCGAGGTCGTCACCGAGCAGCTGAAGCGCCTCGCGGGCCTCACCCCCGAGGAGGCCGGCTGGGACGGCACGGTGATGCCGGCCGAGGGCGACAAGGTGCCCGCGGGGCAGGTCCCGTCGTGGCGCACGCGCGTGCAGTACGCCGTGGACGCCGAGGGACGCGCGGGTCTGCGCAAGCACCGCTCGCACGAGGTGCAGCCGATCGACCACTGCATGATCGCCGCGGAGGGCGTCAGCGAGCTGGGCATCGAGCGGCGGGACTGGAGCGGCATGGAGTCGGTCGAGGCAATCGCCGCGACGGGCTCGCAGGACCGCATGGTGATCCTGGAGCCGCGGCCCGGTGCCCGCCTCCCGCTCGTCGAACTCGACAAGCCCGTCTCGGTCATGCGGGTGGAGGAGAAGGACGGCGGCGTCCACCGCGTCCACGGCCGCGCCTTCGTCCGCGAGCGCGCGGACGACCGTACCTACCGGGTGGGCAGCGGCGGCTTCTGGCAGGTCCACCCGCAGGCCGCCGACACCCTGGTCCGCGCGGTCATGCAGGGCCTGCTGCCCCGCAAGGGCGACATGGCCCTCGACCTGTACTGCGGCGTCGGCCTCTTCGCCGGCGCCCTGGCCGACCGCGTCGGCGACAAGGGCGCGGTCCTCGGCATCGAGTCCGGCAAGCGCGCGGTCGAGGACGCCCGGCACAACCTCGCCTCCTTCGACCGCGTCCGCATCGAACAGGGCAAGGTCGAGGCGGTCCTGCCGCGCACGGGCATCTCCGAGGCGGACCTCGTCGTACTGGACCCGCCGCGCGCGGGGGCCGGTCGCAAGACGGTGCAGCACCTGTCCTCCCTGGGCGCCCGGAGGATCGCGTACGTGGCCTGCGACCCGGCCGCGCTGGCCCGGGACCTGGGGTACTTCCGGGACGGGGGGTACCGGGTGCGGATGCTGCGGGTGTTCGATCTGTTTCCGATGACGCATCACGTGGAGTGCGTGGCGATTCTTGAGCCTGCGGATAAGGGTGCCTGACCTGCGG
This region of Streptomyces ambofaciens ATCC 23877 genomic DNA includes:
- a CDS encoding DUF3159 domain-containing protein translates to MTSLDKPTEETEADDARAVTEAALFEAFGGVRGMIETVLPGLLFVTIFTLNNDLHMSAIAALAVSLVLVVVRLVMKDTVKHAFSGVFGVAFGVVFAMMTDNAKNFYLPGMMYTLGLALAYIVTALAGVPLIGLILGPVFKENLSWRTRNPGRKKAYTKASYAWGLILLAKSAILFPLYWWADTEQLGWVLVTLKIPPFLLAVWLTWVFLAKAPAPIDVFAEMEAAEQAEKEREERAKVEREALGGDAVDPAQSGRHRKG
- a CDS encoding potassium channel family protein, producing MRVAIAGAGAVGRSIAGELLENGHEVLLIDKAPTAISVERVPMAEWLLADACEITSLDEAALQRCNVVIAATGDDKVNLVVSLLAKTEYGVPRVVARVNNPKNEWLFNESWGVDVAVSTPRLMSALVEEAVSVGDLVRLLRFSHGDANLVELTLPEESALAGTQVGDVEWPEDTSLVTIIRGTRVLTPSREDSLEAGDELLFVAAQAREEQLEDLLSARRSDAAR
- a CDS encoding potassium channel family protein, whose product is MHIVIMGCGRVGSALAQTLEQQGHTVAVIDQDPTAFRRLGSTFGGRRVTGIGFDQDTLREAGIEEAGAFAAVSSGDNSNIIAARVAREMFGVENVAARIYDPRRAEVYQRLGIPTVATVRWTADQMLRRLLPSGAEPLWRDPTGGVQLAEVHTSASWVGHRISRLQEETGVRVAFLTRLGEAIVPTSQTVLQEGDLVHVMMRTDEVHKVEAAFAKGPEEEGGH
- a CDS encoding APC family permease, with translation MSKLTDVPKRILIGRALRSDRLGETLLPKRIALPVFASDPLSSVAYAPGEVLLVLSIAGVSAYHFSPWIAVAVVVLMFTVVASYRQNVHAYPSGGGDYEVANTNLGPKAGLTVASALLVDYVLTVAVSISSGIENLGSAVPFVVEHKVLCAVGVILLLTLMNLRGVKESGSLFAIPTYVFVAGVFIMIAWGAFRGLVLDDTMRAPTADYEIKPEHGGLAGFALVFLLLRAFSSGCAALTGVEAISNGVPAFRKPKSKNAGNTLALMGLLAVTMFCGIIALASATDVRMSENPAKDLFHDGVPLGADYVQHPVISQVAEAVFGEGSFLFIVLAAATALVLFLAANTAYNGFPLLGSILAQDRYLPRQLHTRGDRLAFSNGIVLLAGAAMLLVFIYGADSTRLIQLYIVGVFVSFTLSQIGMVRHWNRHLAAERDQAKRRHMHRSRAINAFGAFFTGLVLVVVLATKFTHGAWVALLGMCIFFATMTAIRKHYDRVAEEIAAPEDPEEAQSDDMVRPSRVHSVVLISKIHRPTLRALAYAKLMRSDSLEALSVNVDPEETKALREEWERRGIAVPLKVLDSPYREITRPVIEYVKSLRKESPRDAVSVIIPEYVVGHWYEHLLHNQSALRLKGRLLFTPGVMVTSVPYQLQSSEAAKRRARKRADWNAPGAVRRGPAHHDRAKDSSSSK
- a CDS encoding class I SAM-dependent RNA methyltransferase, translating into MQAEPKKSQAESRAVSLVGEEYEVEIGPVAHGGHCIARTSEGQVLFVRHALPGERVVARVTEGEEGARFLRADAVEILDASKDRIEAPCPFAGPGRCGGCDWQHAKPGAQRRLKGEVVTEQLKRLAGLTPEEAGWDGTVMPAEGDKVPAGQVPSWRTRVQYAVDAEGRAGLRKHRSHEVQPIDHCMIAAEGVSELGIERRDWSGMESVEAIAATGSQDRMVILEPRPGARLPLVELDKPVSVMRVEEKDGGVHRVHGRAFVRERADDRTYRVGSGGFWQVHPQAADTLVRAVMQGLLPRKGDMALDLYCGVGLFAGALADRVGDKGAVLGIESGKRAVEDARHNLASFDRVRIEQGKVEAVLPRTGISEADLVVLDPPRAGAGRKTVQHLSSLGARRIAYVACDPAALARDLGYFRDGGYRVRMLRVFDLFPMTHHVECVAILEPADKGA